TGGGGTTCTACCACGATTAACCGGACACGTTAATTGTCGTCAACCGGACAAGATAATTGTCACACAATAGCCGATTTTACAGCATTCTTAGGTTCACCGAGAATTACTGCTGAAAAACCGACTTAACCTCTTGGGCTATCTTATCCTGTTTAAATCACAACAATTTTGTTCTTAAATTTGTAACTTCTCAATAAGTGCCTGCGGCACATGTCTGTCTCTTCAAGACCTCGTTTTTTGACAAAGCAGACATCTTTGATCCCTTTGGTCTTGTCCAGATTGCCTTTGGATGCAAAACCACCTTCCAGGGCAACTTTCAGCGGGTAGCGTCCGTAAGCCCGATTCTGGCGATCCAGCATCTGTTCGACCAGTCCGCTGTCTGCGGAGATTGCCTTCAAGACGGATCAACCGGATTATGGATCGCGGTGGCTTGCCGATGTCCTCAAACGCTGTTTCATGATTCACAACATTCCATCGACGGTACAGAAAGCCTTACCCGAAAAGGTGCTGATAGACTTTTGTTCATTTCATTCTTGGGTCTGTCGGTTTCATGTAATAAGCATTACTGCAGTTGGACTTTCAATCCATATTCTTCTAGTATATTTTTTATCGGCTCTAATTTTTCTTTACCCAGGTTTTTTTGTTTTCCAAGCTTATAGGTAAGATCCAATCTCTCGTATTTTGAAGCGCCGTATGCATGAAACGGCAAAAGGAACACAGTAAAATTTGATTTTAATTCCCGTAAAAACTCTCCTGTAGCTTGCAATATTTCTTCAGAATCATTAAGGCTTGGAATTATTGGCATTCTGACGGAAAAAGGTTTTCCTACTTCATCCATCTTTTTTAGATTCGTTAAAATCATCCCATTGTCTACCCCAGTTAGCTTCATATGCTGTTCCGGAATGATACATTTGTTATCGAAATAGACCAGGTCTACATATCTTATTATTTCCGAAAAAATTTCCCATTTACAGTAGCCGGTTGTATCCAGTACAGTATGAATACCTTGCTCCTGGCACATCTTAAAAATTTCAGTGGCAAATTTCGGCTGCATAACAACCTCCCCTCCACTCAAAGTTACTCCCCCATCGGATTCATCATAAAAAATCTTGTCCTTCGCAACTTCTTCAACAATATCCTCGGATGTCGCCCATCTTCCTATAAGCTTCCTTGCCTCGGCCTCACAGACTTCTACGCATTTGCCGCAGCCCTTGCACTTTTCCCTGATGGTTTGGGTAGCCTCTGCTGCTCCTGTTGGACAAACCTCAACGCATTTACCGCAACCAACACACTTTTCAGGGTACATCATTAACTCTGGTCGCACTTTTTGCGATTCCGGATTACTGCACCAAAGGCATCGAAGCGGGCAACCTTTCAAAAAGACAGTTGTTCTTATTCCTGGGCCATCGTGGATCGAAAAGTTTTTTATATCGAAAATTATTCCTTTTTCCATATTTCAGACAACCTCCTGCGCCCCTCGCTTATTTCCGTGTGATAGCGGAAATGTTTTAAATTTTGTAATTGTTGAGTGCCACGTCGTAGACAAAGTCCGTTGACAATCGAATAGTCACTGCATCATTCCATTAACATCGGAATCAAATTGGAATAGCCATGACTGCCTTTGACATGGAGACTCAAACCCATGTTTCCAGGAACCAGGACAGACCAATTCCACCTGTGGTCCCTGAAAAAAATTCTAACCTAACCTGGGCATGCTCCATGTCAAAGGTCTCTGCTTCGCTTCGACGAACGGTCACCGGTTATTGGTTTCTATCAAGCGACTTCCGAATACTCCGTCCTTGCTATCAAGTCTTCCTGGAGGTCCTCGGCGATCTCCGTAAAGTAAGCGGTGTAGCCCGCCACTCTGACGGTTAAATCTCTATATTTCTCCGGATCCCTCTGGGCCTTCCTAAGGGTTTCCGAAGAAACCACATTGCATTGAAGATGTTGTCCTCCATTATCACCCATTCGATTCAGGTAGGTTTTGACCAATGTGGTGAATTTTTTAATGTCCTCGTCGCTTTCAAGGGCTGTAGGATGGTACCTCTGGTTGTATATACAGTTCAGCATGCTGACATAATCCCACTTGGCTGCAGACCGCATGGAACCGGTTGGTCCTGAGGTGTCTGTTCCCTGCATAGGCGAAACTCCCCCCTCGGCAAAAGGCACCCCTGCTTTCCTGCCGTCGGGCAACGCGCCTGTCATCCATCCAAATAGCACACTGGCTGATAAGTGCTCCCAACCCGGGTGCTTCCGCTGTCTTCCGGAACGCATCGGATATTTTAGCAATTCTTCCGTGATAAAATATTGATGCGGCCGAATCCATTTATCTACCACATCATCGTCGTTGCCGTACTTCGGGGCATTCAACAGCAGCTTCTGAAGTTCTTCGAATCCTTCAAAGTTTTTATCCAGGGCATCTATAACTTCGGCCATGGTGACTTTCTTTTCGTTAAACACTATCTTTTCCAAGGCTGCAAAGGAGTTGATGACATTAACAGATCCTATGGATACGATAGGACTGTTATTAAAGCCTCCGGAGCCTCCGTTGACAATATCTTTTCCATCCGTCAAACAGGTGCCTAACAACATTGAAGTGTATGGAACTCGCAAATACTCTTGCCAAACTTTGTGGATCGTGTTGGCATGAATGCAGGTGCATTGCATTGCATAGGCAGTTTGTGCCTCCCAGGCCTTTACTACGTCCTCCATTCTTCTGAATTTTCTGGGATCGCCTGTTTGAGGGCCAATCTGCTTTCCTGTCTTTCGGTCTGCCCCGTTATTGAGTGCCAGTTCCAAAGCTTTGCCCGGTACAATATCATTTGAGTGATCGTAATGGGGGTAGTAGGGGTTCCACATAAAGCTGCAGCCAAGTGAATCGTATTGCATGGCTGCATCTTCAGGAAGGCCTGCCACATCCATAAAGTGCTTCACTCTGCTTTTAACGCCCATAAACATGGGCTTCCCCCCCCCACGGGCAACGACCTTGGCGGACTCTTCCAGAAAATCATCCGGAACGTTATCGTGCACCCATACGCCAACATTGGGCTGATCCAAATGCATGTGATCCTCAACCTTCAATGCTAAGTAGCTGAGTTCATTGACCGCGCTTTGACCGTTTTTGTCGGTTCCACCCAGAGTGATACTTTGAAACATCACGTTGCCAGTTCTCCATCTGGATTCGACCTCTGAATTGATTTTCGAGTTTTCGGCTACCTTCAGCCAATAGCATCCGAGCAACTCTTTGGCTTCTTCTATGGAGAGCGTCTTATCGTCAACAACTTCCTTTTTGAACCAGGAATAGAATTTTTGGTCGATTCTTCCGGGGGACTGGGCTGTCATATTGGTTTCAAGGTAATAAATCAGGTAAATAAACCAGGCGGCCTGCAATGCTTCGTGGAATGTGCGAGGAGGATTCCAGGGCACCCAATCGCATATTTCAGCTATTTTTTCTAGCTCTGCCTTTCTTTTAGCGTCTTTTTCAACTTTGGCCAAGTTGCGCGCTTCTTCCGCATACCTGTGCGCAAAGTCCCGCACCGCATCGCAGACAATAACAGTACCTTTCCAGAACAAACGCTTGTCAGGGTATTGCGGATCGCATTTATCCGCCTTTTCCATTAGTTCCAGAGCTCTTTCTTTGTACCAGCAAATCCCATTTAACAACCTTTGCCGATCCGTAACGATGATATGGCCTATATGCCCTTCCTGCGAAATACCGTTGGTCCACAAACCATACGGATATTTTTCTTTAAGTTCGTTCGGCAATTGTTTTTGGATTCTGCTTAAGCTACACCTATCCTTAAAGTATGGATGCACTTCCTCCAGGTAATATTTTTTATCTTCCTCGGAAATCAAAAATGGATTCCAAGCCCTTTCGGAAACTTCGTCTATTTCATCGATAAGCCAATCAACAATTTCAGGAAACCATGCAGCGCCTCTGGGGGTTTTGGTAAGAGCACCCACAATTAATTCGCCTGGCCTTATGTTTACCGGAATCTCTCGCAGGACTTTTGCCAGCGCTTTTGACTGTCTTATTCCCGGGTCCTCGCCTTCTGTTTCCTTATAGCTTTCCAGCACAGGTTTGGATCTATCTTTAATATATAACTGGGGCGTGGTAACCCTGACTTCTTCCCGGAGCCCAGCAAGTCTCGGGCCTATCTCCAGCTTTTTAATATCTTCGACTATTTCCGGATCATAGCTCCAGTTTCTGGCACCTACCGGATCACTAATCTCCTCCATACACCGCAATATGCTTTCTTTTTCAAGCGGTACTATATTTCCGATATTTTTTACCTTCGTTGTCGTTGCCTTCATTTCTTATACCTCCTTGTAGTGGGTTTTGGGACATACGGGAATTCTCGTTCTTTGCTCCTTACAATTTGTATTTCTCGACTCTCTCGGCGGTTCGCCATATGTGCACAGGATCATCAAGCATCATAGATGCAACTATAGTACATATAGCTCGCGAAACCTATAATCATACAGCCTCGGCTTAAGAGCACTGGATAGACGTTAACAATTCAAGCGCTTAAATTGTTTGTCTATCTACCTTAAAACCCTATGTATCAATTAAAATTCAGGTTGTCAATATAAATCTGATGACCTGACTATTAATTCGATTTTTTCTGTCATTTAGCCGATAAAATGGGGATAATTGAGTCAATTACTGATACTTACTTCATGTCATCTGATTATTTATTCCTTGGAGTTTGAAGTTTTTTAAAAAATCAGCTTAAACTTCCATAAACTAAACAACCACCGCACCCAAAGAGGAGTATACAATATTTTGGCTCTTTCTGCCGCGGAGCGGCTTCGTTCAACTCATGGTTGAAGCATTTCGTGCAGATCGGTTTTGAAGGAAACAATCGGTCTATCACCGGCCACAGTCAGCCATTTGCCAGGCCCGGGAAAAGGTTATCTTTACCCGGGGCAATGACAATCTTCTTCTATCGTTTGGGTTCCCGACATCAGCATTCCTCTCAATCACCACCTCTTGGGTGCATACCACCTCTGTTCATTTACCCTTCAAGGCCCAAAATCTGTATCATCGGGTGGCGCGTCTTTTTGAGCGTCGAGACGATCACCCGTA
Above is a window of Desulfotignum balticum DSM 7044 DNA encoding:
- a CDS encoding glycyl-radical enzyme activating protein, with translation MEKGIIFDIKNFSIHDGPGIRTTVFLKGCPLRCLWCSNPESQKVRPELMMYPEKCVGCGKCVEVCPTGAAEATQTIREKCKGCGKCVEVCEAEARKLIGRWATSEDIVEEVAKDKIFYDESDGGVTLSGGEVVMQPKFATEIFKMCQEQGIHTVLDTTGYCKWEIFSEIIRYVDLVYFDNKCIIPEQHMKLTGVDNGMILTNLKKMDEVGKPFSVRMPIIPSLNDSEEILQATGEFLRELKSNFTVFLLPFHAYGASKYERLDLTYKLGKQKNLGKEKLEPIKNILEEYGLKVQLQ
- a CDS encoding glycyl radical protein; its protein translation is MKATTTKVKNIGNIVPLEKESILRCMEEISDPVGARNWSYDPEIVEDIKKLEIGPRLAGLREEVRVTTPQLYIKDRSKPVLESYKETEGEDPGIRQSKALAKVLREIPVNIRPGELIVGALTKTPRGAAWFPEIVDWLIDEIDEVSERAWNPFLISEEDKKYYLEEVHPYFKDRCSLSRIQKQLPNELKEKYPYGLWTNGISQEGHIGHIIVTDRQRLLNGICWYKERALELMEKADKCDPQYPDKRLFWKGTVIVCDAVRDFAHRYAEEARNLAKVEKDAKRKAELEKIAEICDWVPWNPPRTFHEALQAAWFIYLIYYLETNMTAQSPGRIDQKFYSWFKKEVVDDKTLSIEEAKELLGCYWLKVAENSKINSEVESRWRTGNVMFQSITLGGTDKNGQSAVNELSYLALKVEDHMHLDQPNVGVWVHDNVPDDFLEESAKVVARGGGKPMFMGVKSRVKHFMDVAGLPEDAAMQYDSLGCSFMWNPYYPHYDHSNDIVPGKALELALNNGADRKTGKQIGPQTGDPRKFRRMEDVVKAWEAQTAYAMQCTCIHANTIHKVWQEYLRVPYTSMLLGTCLTDGKDIVNGGSGGFNNSPIVSIGSVNVINSFAALEKIVFNEKKVTMAEVIDALDKNFEGFEELQKLLLNAPKYGNDDDVVDKWIRPHQYFITEELLKYPMRSGRQRKHPGWEHLSASVLFGWMTGALPDGRKAGVPFAEGGVSPMQGTDTSGPTGSMRSAAKWDYVSMLNCIYNQRYHPTALESDEDIKKFTTLVKTYLNRMGDNGGQHLQCNVVSSETLRKAQRDPEKYRDLTVRVAGYTAYFTEIAEDLQEDLIARTEYSEVA